The region CGACGCGATGGTGTCCGTGTACAGCTTCACACCGTTCGCGACAGCCAGCGTCACCACGGCGCGATCTTCCTTCAGCGTAATGCCCCGCACCCGTCCGACTTCCACCCCGGCAATCTCGATCGTCGCCCCGGATTTCAAGCCGGACGCCGAATTGAATTGCGCCGCGACTTCATACAGATCCCCGCCGATCACCTCTAGCTTGCCGAGCTTAATCGAGAGATAGCCCAAGCACAAGATCCCCGCCAGGACAAATGCCCCGACCATGAGTTCTAATTTGGAATTCTCCATTACAGGACTCCCTTTACAGACCGGCTGACACACCGGACACCACGGCCGGCTCCCCGACCGAGATAAACTCCTTGACCTCAGGATCAGTCGTCCGCAGAAACTCTGCGGCAGGCGCCATCGCCGCAATGCGCCCGCGCTTCAACATCGCGACATAATCTGAAATCCCAAAAATCTCGGGGATTTCATGGCTGACCATCAC is a window of Nitrospira sp. DNA encoding:
- the mlaD gene encoding outer membrane lipid asymmetry maintenance protein MlaD, with protein sequence MENSKLELMVGAFVLAGILCLGYLSIKLGKLEVIGGDLYEVAAQFNSASGLKSGATIEIAGVEVGRVRGITLKEDRAVVTLAVANGVKLYTDTIASIKTRGIIGEKFLSLSPGGGGDPLKPGDVIRDTESGLDLEELVSQYVHGKVN